Proteins encoded together in one Lathyrus oleraceus cultivar Zhongwan6 chromosome 5, CAAS_Psat_ZW6_1.0, whole genome shotgun sequence window:
- the LOC127084880 gene encoding pentatricopeptide repeat-containing protein At5g15280, mitochondrial isoform X2, with translation MLNSLTTLRRHYPNLISSLHHLTTKTTTTPSLSIKSHLIQLSTVIPDITRQFWRVPILKPQHVLQILLGFQSQCTEVGTRVEKGKGVSLGEIGSGISDKLIEGYVSEKELEKAVFVYEGMKERKMVPSRLCYRVLLDYLVKMKRTHAAFRVAFDLVELGESLCGDEMKNVEDVMVLLCVDGKIQEARSLIRKVFRLENYEVSSLVFDEIAFGYCEKKDFKDLISFFVEVNCVPSVIAGNRVMNSMCESYDVERASLFLKELESVGFGPNEVTYGILIGWSCYEGKMKNALSYLSVMLSKSFVPRLCTYNTLISGLFKVGALENAKDILDEMIDRGMIPDISTFRVLIAGYCKSRRFDKVKSLVGEMESCGLVNLSSTESPLSKAFQILGLNPLNVRLKRDNNKKLFKAEFFDEMGNGLYLDTDVDEFENHVDSVLEESVLPNFNSSVRKECSSNNVKNALVLVEEMLCWGQELLLPEYSKLVRQLCSSRSQITSVIKLLEKMPRSARKLDHETLNLVVQAYSKKGLLSRAKTILDEMLQNKFYIENLTYTSLLVPLCKKGNTKDFNYYWNIACRNKWLPKLEEFKHLLSHICHQKMLPEALQFLEIMLLAYPLQRLDIYHIFLEVLSSKGLTDTALVNLKQRQFYSFFDRAGYNNLMRGLCNEGKFSLAFTILDDMLHRNLAPCLDVSLLLIPQLCKARRYDNAIALKNIILKEQPSVSHSADCALICGFCYLGNIEKADSLFRDILSKGLILDDELCNMLIQGHCKTNDLRVVGELLGVAIRKSWELSLSSYRNLVQSMCMKGRVPFALSLKNLMLARCSLDDVIVYNILIFYLLSSGNRSVVNKILTEMEEKKVILDEVGQNYLVYGFLQCKDLSGSLHYLTTMISMGLKPSSRSLRKVISSLCDIGELQKAVELSREMGLRGWIHDSIIQTRIVESLLSHGLLKEAESFLDRMEEECLTPDNINYDYLIKRFCQNRRLKTAVHLLNIMLKKSNTPISTSYDFLIHGFCAQSELDMASNFYSEMQNWNLKPRIDTVEALMFSFCEHGRTEQAEQFLVDMILKGETPTRKMYCTVIKNYHTEKNLKKASELVQAMQEKGYQPEFDIHWSLISNLSNAKEKDTDNAKKGFLSRLLSKTGFLQKR, from the exons ATGCTCAACTCTCTCACCACTCTGCGCCGCCACTACCCAAACCTCATCTCTTCTCTACACCACCTCACCACCAAAACAACAACCACTCCTTCCCTTTCAATCAAGTCACACCTTATTCAACTTTCCACCGTTATCCCCGATATCACGCGCCAATTTTGGAGGGTTCCAATTTTGAAACCCCAACATGTTCTGCAAATTTTACTTGGTTTTCAATCTCAGTGTACAGAAGTTGGTACTCGTGTTGAAAAG GGTAAAGGAGTTTCTTTAGGGGAAATCGGTAGTGGGATTTCCGATAAACTAATTGAAGGTTATGTTAGTGAGAAGGAACTGGAAAAAGCAGTTTTTGTGTATGAGGGAATGAAGGAACGAAAAATGGTTCCTTCGAGGTTGTGTTATCGGGTTCTGCTTGATTACTTGGTGAAGATGAAGAGAACACATGCCGCGTTTCGTGTGGCGTTTGATTTGGTGGAATTGGGCGAGTCTTTGTGTGGTGATGAGATGAAAAATGTAGAGGATGTTATGGTTTTGCTTTGCGTCGACGGGAAGATTCAAGAAGCAAGAAGCTTGATTCGAAAGGTGTTCCGTTTGGAAAACTATGAGGTTAGTAGCTTGGTTTTTGATGAAATTGCATTTGGGTATTGTGAGAAGAAGGACTTTAAAGATTTGATTAGTTTCTTTGTTGAAGTAAATTGTGTTCCTAGTGTAATAGCGGGTAATAGAGTTATGAATTCTATGTGTGAAAGCTATGATGTAGAAAGAGCGAGTTTGTTTTTGAAGGAACTCGAAAGTGTAGGTTTCGGTCCTAATGAAGTAACCTATGGGATATTAATTGGTTGGAGCTGTTACGAAGGGAAAATGAAAAATGCGTTGAGTTATTTATCGGTTATGCTGTCGAAAAGCTTTGTGCCGCGCTTATGTACTTATAATACTCTTATAAGTGGATTGTTTAAAGTAGGTGCGTTAGAGAATGCTAAGGATATTCTTGATGAGATGATTGATAGGGGAATGATACCTGATATTTCAACTTTTAGGGTTCTTATAGCAGGGTATTGTAAGTCAAGACGGTTTGATAAAGTGAAAAGTTTGGTTGGTGAGATGGAGAGCTGTGGTTTGGTTAACCTTTCTTCGACGGAGAGTCCCCTTTCCAAGGCGTTTCAGATTTTGGGCTTGAACCCTTTGAATGTGAGGTTGAAACGAGACAATAACAAGAAACTTTTCAAAGCAGAGTTCTTTGACGAAATGGGGAATGGACTTTATTTAGATACAGATGTTGATGAATTTGAGAATCATGTTGATTCGGTTCTTGAAGAATCCGTGTTACCGAACTTCAATTCATCTGTTAGGAAGGAATGCAGCAGCAATAATGTAAAAAATGCATTGGTTTTGGTTGAAGAGATGCTTTGTTGGGGCCAAGAATTGCTTTTGCCCGAATACTCAAAATTAGTGAGGCAACTTTGCTCATCTCGCTCACAAATCACGTCAGTAATCAAACTTTTGGAGAAAATGCCACGGTCTGCTCGCAAACTCGATCATGAAACCCTCAATTTGGTTGTACAAGCATACAGCAAGAAGGGTTTACTTTCCCGAGCAAAAACTATACTTGATGAAATGCTTCAAAACAAATTTTATATCGAGAATTTGACGTATACCTCCTTACTCGTACCTTTATGTAAAAAAGGAAACACGAAGGACTTCAATTATTACTGGAACATTGCTTGTAGAAATAAATGGTTACCAAAGTTGGAGGAGTTTAAACATCTTCTTAGTCATATATGCCATCAGAAAATGCTTCCTGAAGCATTACAGTTTCTCGAAATCATGCTTTTAGCGTACCCTCTCCAAAGGTTAGATATATATCATATATTTCTAGAAGTACTTTCTTCTAAGGGTCTTACAGATACTGCACTTGTAAATTTAAAACAACGACAATTCTATTCATTCTTCGATCGTGCTGGTTATAATAATCTTATGAGGGGCTTATGCAACGAGGGTAAATTTTCGCTAGCTTTTACGATATTGGATGATATGCTACATAGAAATTTGGCACCTTGTTTGGATGTTTCACTCCTGTTAATCCCTCAACTGTGCAAGGCCCGTAGATATGACAACGCGATTGCATTAAAAAATATCATTTTGAAAGAACAGCCTTCGGTTTCTCATTCTGCTGATTGTGCTTTGATATGCGGATTTTGTTATTTGGGTAACATTGAGAAAGCGGACTCTCTGTTCCGAGATATATTATCTAAAGGATTAATTCTAGATGATGAGCTTTGTAACATGCTCATTCAGGGCCACTGCAAAACTAATGACTTGAGAGTAGTGGGAGAGCTACTCGGTGTTGCGATAAGAAAGAGCTGGGAGCTGTCTCTCTCGAGTTACAGAAATTTGGTTCAATCGATGTGTATGAAGGGAAGAGTCCCGTTCGCACTGAGCTTAAAGAATCTTATGCTTGCACGATGTTCACTTGATGACGTTATCGTATATAATATTCTTATTTTCTATCTTTTGTCAAGTGGAAACCGTTCAGTTGTTAATAAGATACTAACTGAAATGGAAGAGAAGAAGGTTATACTCGACGAAGTTGGTCAAAATTATCTTGTTTATGGTTTTTTGCAGTGTAAAGATTTATCCGGTTCTTTGCATTATCTGACTACCATGATTTCGATGGGACTCAAACCGAGTAGCCGCAGCTTAAGGAAGGTAATAAGCAGTCTGTGTGACATCGGAGAGCTGCAAAAAGCTGTGGAATTGAGTCGAGAAATGGGATTAAGAGGATGGATACATGATTCAATTATCCAAACAAGAATTGTGGAAAGCCTTCTTTCTCATGGTTTGCTAAAAGAAGCGGAAAGTTTTTTGGACAGGATGGAAGAGGAATGTTTAACTCCTGACAATATCAATTACGATTACTTGATTAAGCGTTTCTGCCAAAACAGAAGATTGAAAACCGCAGTTCATCTTCTGAACATAATGCTAAAGAAATCCAACACTCCGATTTCCACCAGCTATGATTTTCTCATTCATGGATTCTGTGCACAAAGTGAATTAGACATGGCTTCAAATTTTTATTCTGAGATGCAAAACTGGAATCTCAAACCAAGAATCGACACAGTGGAAGCGCTCATGTTTAGCTTCTGCGAACATGGGAGGACAGAACAAGCAGAACAGTTCTTAGTGGACATGATTCTCAAAGGCGAAACGCCAACGAGAAAAATGTATTGCACCGTGATTAAAAATTATCACACGGAAAAGAATCTTAAGAAGGCGTCGGAGCTCGTGCAAGCCATGCAGGAAAAGGGCTACCAGCCTGAGTTTGACATACATTGGTCTCTGATAAGCAACTTAAGCAATGCCAAAGAAAAGGATACTGATAATGCTAAGAAGGGATTTTTATCAAGGCTTCTTTCTAAAACTGGTTTTCTTCAAAAGAGATGA
- the LOC127084880 gene encoding pentatricopeptide repeat-containing protein At5g15280, mitochondrial isoform X1, translating into MLNSLTTLRRHYPNLISSLHHLTTKTTTTPSLSIKSHLIQLSTVIPDITRQFWRVPILKPQHVLQILLGFQSQCTEVGTRVEKVRSLYEIFKWGVKKNNTHFVQCYEVMSLLLVHAGLFTEAENLITSLQGKGVSLGEIGSGISDKLIEGYVSEKELEKAVFVYEGMKERKMVPSRLCYRVLLDYLVKMKRTHAAFRVAFDLVELGESLCGDEMKNVEDVMVLLCVDGKIQEARSLIRKVFRLENYEVSSLVFDEIAFGYCEKKDFKDLISFFVEVNCVPSVIAGNRVMNSMCESYDVERASLFLKELESVGFGPNEVTYGILIGWSCYEGKMKNALSYLSVMLSKSFVPRLCTYNTLISGLFKVGALENAKDILDEMIDRGMIPDISTFRVLIAGYCKSRRFDKVKSLVGEMESCGLVNLSSTESPLSKAFQILGLNPLNVRLKRDNNKKLFKAEFFDEMGNGLYLDTDVDEFENHVDSVLEESVLPNFNSSVRKECSSNNVKNALVLVEEMLCWGQELLLPEYSKLVRQLCSSRSQITSVIKLLEKMPRSARKLDHETLNLVVQAYSKKGLLSRAKTILDEMLQNKFYIENLTYTSLLVPLCKKGNTKDFNYYWNIACRNKWLPKLEEFKHLLSHICHQKMLPEALQFLEIMLLAYPLQRLDIYHIFLEVLSSKGLTDTALVNLKQRQFYSFFDRAGYNNLMRGLCNEGKFSLAFTILDDMLHRNLAPCLDVSLLLIPQLCKARRYDNAIALKNIILKEQPSVSHSADCALICGFCYLGNIEKADSLFRDILSKGLILDDELCNMLIQGHCKTNDLRVVGELLGVAIRKSWELSLSSYRNLVQSMCMKGRVPFALSLKNLMLARCSLDDVIVYNILIFYLLSSGNRSVVNKILTEMEEKKVILDEVGQNYLVYGFLQCKDLSGSLHYLTTMISMGLKPSSRSLRKVISSLCDIGELQKAVELSREMGLRGWIHDSIIQTRIVESLLSHGLLKEAESFLDRMEEECLTPDNINYDYLIKRFCQNRRLKTAVHLLNIMLKKSNTPISTSYDFLIHGFCAQSELDMASNFYSEMQNWNLKPRIDTVEALMFSFCEHGRTEQAEQFLVDMILKGETPTRKMYCTVIKNYHTEKNLKKASELVQAMQEKGYQPEFDIHWSLISNLSNAKEKDTDNAKKGFLSRLLSKTGFLQKR; encoded by the coding sequence ATGCTCAACTCTCTCACCACTCTGCGCCGCCACTACCCAAACCTCATCTCTTCTCTACACCACCTCACCACCAAAACAACAACCACTCCTTCCCTTTCAATCAAGTCACACCTTATTCAACTTTCCACCGTTATCCCCGATATCACGCGCCAATTTTGGAGGGTTCCAATTTTGAAACCCCAACATGTTCTGCAAATTTTACTTGGTTTTCAATCTCAGTGTACAGAAGTTGGTACTCGTGTTGAAAAGGTTCGATCTTTGTATGAAATTTTCAAATGGGGTGTTAAGAAAAACAACACCCATTTTGTACAATGTTATGAGGTTATGTCATTGCTTCTTGTTCATGCTGGGTTGTTTACAGAAGCTGAGAATTTGATTACTTCATTACAGGGTAAAGGAGTTTCTTTAGGGGAAATCGGTAGTGGGATTTCCGATAAACTAATTGAAGGTTATGTTAGTGAGAAGGAACTGGAAAAAGCAGTTTTTGTGTATGAGGGAATGAAGGAACGAAAAATGGTTCCTTCGAGGTTGTGTTATCGGGTTCTGCTTGATTACTTGGTGAAGATGAAGAGAACACATGCCGCGTTTCGTGTGGCGTTTGATTTGGTGGAATTGGGCGAGTCTTTGTGTGGTGATGAGATGAAAAATGTAGAGGATGTTATGGTTTTGCTTTGCGTCGACGGGAAGATTCAAGAAGCAAGAAGCTTGATTCGAAAGGTGTTCCGTTTGGAAAACTATGAGGTTAGTAGCTTGGTTTTTGATGAAATTGCATTTGGGTATTGTGAGAAGAAGGACTTTAAAGATTTGATTAGTTTCTTTGTTGAAGTAAATTGTGTTCCTAGTGTAATAGCGGGTAATAGAGTTATGAATTCTATGTGTGAAAGCTATGATGTAGAAAGAGCGAGTTTGTTTTTGAAGGAACTCGAAAGTGTAGGTTTCGGTCCTAATGAAGTAACCTATGGGATATTAATTGGTTGGAGCTGTTACGAAGGGAAAATGAAAAATGCGTTGAGTTATTTATCGGTTATGCTGTCGAAAAGCTTTGTGCCGCGCTTATGTACTTATAATACTCTTATAAGTGGATTGTTTAAAGTAGGTGCGTTAGAGAATGCTAAGGATATTCTTGATGAGATGATTGATAGGGGAATGATACCTGATATTTCAACTTTTAGGGTTCTTATAGCAGGGTATTGTAAGTCAAGACGGTTTGATAAAGTGAAAAGTTTGGTTGGTGAGATGGAGAGCTGTGGTTTGGTTAACCTTTCTTCGACGGAGAGTCCCCTTTCCAAGGCGTTTCAGATTTTGGGCTTGAACCCTTTGAATGTGAGGTTGAAACGAGACAATAACAAGAAACTTTTCAAAGCAGAGTTCTTTGACGAAATGGGGAATGGACTTTATTTAGATACAGATGTTGATGAATTTGAGAATCATGTTGATTCGGTTCTTGAAGAATCCGTGTTACCGAACTTCAATTCATCTGTTAGGAAGGAATGCAGCAGCAATAATGTAAAAAATGCATTGGTTTTGGTTGAAGAGATGCTTTGTTGGGGCCAAGAATTGCTTTTGCCCGAATACTCAAAATTAGTGAGGCAACTTTGCTCATCTCGCTCACAAATCACGTCAGTAATCAAACTTTTGGAGAAAATGCCACGGTCTGCTCGCAAACTCGATCATGAAACCCTCAATTTGGTTGTACAAGCATACAGCAAGAAGGGTTTACTTTCCCGAGCAAAAACTATACTTGATGAAATGCTTCAAAACAAATTTTATATCGAGAATTTGACGTATACCTCCTTACTCGTACCTTTATGTAAAAAAGGAAACACGAAGGACTTCAATTATTACTGGAACATTGCTTGTAGAAATAAATGGTTACCAAAGTTGGAGGAGTTTAAACATCTTCTTAGTCATATATGCCATCAGAAAATGCTTCCTGAAGCATTACAGTTTCTCGAAATCATGCTTTTAGCGTACCCTCTCCAAAGGTTAGATATATATCATATATTTCTAGAAGTACTTTCTTCTAAGGGTCTTACAGATACTGCACTTGTAAATTTAAAACAACGACAATTCTATTCATTCTTCGATCGTGCTGGTTATAATAATCTTATGAGGGGCTTATGCAACGAGGGTAAATTTTCGCTAGCTTTTACGATATTGGATGATATGCTACATAGAAATTTGGCACCTTGTTTGGATGTTTCACTCCTGTTAATCCCTCAACTGTGCAAGGCCCGTAGATATGACAACGCGATTGCATTAAAAAATATCATTTTGAAAGAACAGCCTTCGGTTTCTCATTCTGCTGATTGTGCTTTGATATGCGGATTTTGTTATTTGGGTAACATTGAGAAAGCGGACTCTCTGTTCCGAGATATATTATCTAAAGGATTAATTCTAGATGATGAGCTTTGTAACATGCTCATTCAGGGCCACTGCAAAACTAATGACTTGAGAGTAGTGGGAGAGCTACTCGGTGTTGCGATAAGAAAGAGCTGGGAGCTGTCTCTCTCGAGTTACAGAAATTTGGTTCAATCGATGTGTATGAAGGGAAGAGTCCCGTTCGCACTGAGCTTAAAGAATCTTATGCTTGCACGATGTTCACTTGATGACGTTATCGTATATAATATTCTTATTTTCTATCTTTTGTCAAGTGGAAACCGTTCAGTTGTTAATAAGATACTAACTGAAATGGAAGAGAAGAAGGTTATACTCGACGAAGTTGGTCAAAATTATCTTGTTTATGGTTTTTTGCAGTGTAAAGATTTATCCGGTTCTTTGCATTATCTGACTACCATGATTTCGATGGGACTCAAACCGAGTAGCCGCAGCTTAAGGAAGGTAATAAGCAGTCTGTGTGACATCGGAGAGCTGCAAAAAGCTGTGGAATTGAGTCGAGAAATGGGATTAAGAGGATGGATACATGATTCAATTATCCAAACAAGAATTGTGGAAAGCCTTCTTTCTCATGGTTTGCTAAAAGAAGCGGAAAGTTTTTTGGACAGGATGGAAGAGGAATGTTTAACTCCTGACAATATCAATTACGATTACTTGATTAAGCGTTTCTGCCAAAACAGAAGATTGAAAACCGCAGTTCATCTTCTGAACATAATGCTAAAGAAATCCAACACTCCGATTTCCACCAGCTATGATTTTCTCATTCATGGATTCTGTGCACAAAGTGAATTAGACATGGCTTCAAATTTTTATTCTGAGATGCAAAACTGGAATCTCAAACCAAGAATCGACACAGTGGAAGCGCTCATGTTTAGCTTCTGCGAACATGGGAGGACAGAACAAGCAGAACAGTTCTTAGTGGACATGATTCTCAAAGGCGAAACGCCAACGAGAAAAATGTATTGCACCGTGATTAAAAATTATCACACGGAAAAGAATCTTAAGAAGGCGTCGGAGCTCGTGCAAGCCATGCAGGAAAAGGGCTACCAGCCTGAGTTTGACATACATTGGTCTCTGATAAGCAACTTAAGCAATGCCAAAGAAAAGGATACTGATAATGCTAAGAAGGGATTTTTATCAAGGCTTCTTTCTAAAACTGGTTTTCTTCAAAAGAGATGA